The Podarcis raffonei isolate rPodRaf1 chromosome Z, rPodRaf1.pri, whole genome shotgun sequence genome segment GTTttaatctcctttattgtaacttgaatccattggttcaagtccaaTCCTCCAGAGCTGCAGAAAACAAGGTTGCTTCatcctctatgtgacagcccttgagatatttgaagatggctatcatgtctcctctcagtctcttcttttcttaGCATACCCACctccttcaacaacaacaataacaacaacaacaacaatttattatttataccccgcccatctgtctgggtttccagggccactctgggcggctcccaaccgaatattaaaaacaatacagcgtcagacatgaaaaacttccctaaacagggccgccttcagttgtcttttaaaagtaaaatagttgcttattgccttgacaactgctggaagggcgttccacagggcgggtgccactaccgagaaggccctctgcctggttccctgtaacctcacttctcacagcatgggaaccaccagaaggcccttggcactggacctcagtgtctgggctggacaatgggggtggagacactcctttaggtatactggacagaggctgtttagggctttaaaggtcagcaccaacactttgaagaaACGCACTGGGAGTCAATGAGGAtccttcaggaccagtgttatatggtctcggcggccactcccagtcaccagtctagctgccacattctggattaattgcagtttctaagtcaccttcaaagttagccccacATAGACCACATTGCAgtagttcctcataaggcttgatttccagaccgttGATCATCTTGgtgaccctcctctgcacactttccagcttctcagtatccttcttaaattgtgacgcccagaactggacacagtagttattccaggtgtggtctgaccaaggccagTACTatggcttcccttgatctggacactagacttctgttgatgcagcctagagtagcattccctttttttgctgatgcatcacactgttgactcatgttcagcttgtggtctaataagaccccagatccttttcacatatactactggcaagccatgtGTATGTGATCAttcatatgtatatattttactTCTATTAATGCTTaatggtttaaataataaaaatgcaaaaactaccccccccaaaaaaacctgcacAAAACCGAATTAAAACCATTTAattcacagggacgcgggtggcgctgtgggtaaaacctcagcgcctaggacttgccgatcgcatggtcggcggttcgaatccccgtggcggggtgagctcccatcgttcggtcccagctcctgcccacctagcaggtcgaaagcacccttaagtgcaagtagataaataggtaccgctttatagcgggaaggtaaacggcgtttccgtgtgctgcgctggctcgccagctgcagctttgtcacgctggccacgtgacccggaagtgtcttcggacagcgctggctcccggcctctagagtgagatgagcgcacaaccctagagtctgtcaagactggcccgtatgggcaggggtacctttaccttacccaatttaattcaacaaaattgatgaacttgatccagtgataccagctatTTAACATCTGATAGTCTTTTTCACTCTAAGTAATCCCACTGCCCCCCCACCAGTGGGCAGTATtgtccactttgggaaccactggtttacACCCTAAAAAGTTTGGCCGTTTAATTGTCAAGATACTCCTGGAATATCACATTAGGTCATACACTTGATAGGTTTATTCTTAAACTGTAGgttgcttggggtggggggcggagaTCAGATTCCTAGCAGTCTTAATTGTGTGGATAAAGTTGTTGCTCCTGTGTAAAACATGAATGTGGTTGCAACAGATTGCATTTGAGCTGGAGGGCATCATCCTCCAGTCAACTGCCACGCTTAGGTCTTCACTGTTTCCCAAAAGTTCGAAGCAGGTGCCTCCTTCTGAGAAGTGGCAGCTGAGCTAGACAGGCCAGTCTCCAAgtccttccccctttccccctctgtgtgtgtatggCTGCTCTCcagcccaggggtaggcaaaccaaggcccgggggctggatgcggcccaatcaccttctcaatctggcctgcagacggtccaggaatcaccgtgtttttacatgagtagaatgtgcgcttttatttaaaatgcatctctgggttatttgtggggcataagaattcattcatccccccccaaaaaaaatatagtccggccccccacaagctctgagggacagtgaaccggccccctgctgaaaaagattgctgacccctgctccaacCAGTGGCGGCAGGGAGGTGAGTTTCCTGACCTCCCAACAGAGAGAGAAGATGGTTCTACATCACATTTGGGTGTTAAGTTGGCTGGGAGAGGTGATGATGAATTTATTAtctcggtcacagaccagttccagcccacatacaatatcaaagaagtcataaaacatgatagggatacatttaaatttgcaattaggtataacagggataatacagatatagcaacagtttaaaaatatataaattaaaacttagtcactaacatataacctaaaatcatcatttaaggccttaatcagtatgatagcacagcttgttccctaagttttatggcaatcacacagaatttggctacccttaacgtgatctcaggatccttgtcctctaccagggattttagacattcatttggagatttttgcatagcaggggtaataaataccgaCCATATATCACTGTAGAAACGACAGtgtaacaaggcatgagagacagtttctaccgccatcaagccgcaggggcagactcgttccacgtttggtttaccctcgaatctgccctgcaataaggcagatggcagcacgttgaatctagcgagggtaaatgaccgtctgtatttaggtatttgtaattttgacaaataatttgctggggCAAATCCTCAGCTGGGAGAGGTAAAGACTGATGATGGTCTGCCCATGTTGGATGCTTGAGTTTCTGCTTCTATTCAGAGGCTGCTGCCTTTCTTCACTGCTTCTTCGATCCGAGGTCTCAGCGCCGACAGAGAGATGAGAATTGCTTCCTAGAAAGGGAACCCCAAAAAGAAATttatggccactgtgagaacaggatgctggacttagatgggctgttggcctaaCCCAGCAGATTCTTCTTTTGTATGGGTGCAGGAGGCCACCATAAGGAACAAAGAAAGAGCCTGGCTGTTGGATTGGGCACCTATCAGCATCCTCTTCTAACAGAAGCCAGCTAGGTGCTCCAATGAGAATcctgcaagcagggcctgagcacagcagcagcaacaactcttccccccttgtgatttccagcatatTGCCTCTAACAATGAAGGGAGAATATAGTCACTGTGGCTAGTAACCATGAGCCTCCAtgaacatcatttttttttaaaaaaacctcacctCGGTCCTGATGGTGCGGCTGCCCTGCCCCGGACAGGTGTTCAAATAAAAGTCAAACAAGGTGCTTGGATCTGTGACCTCCAGGTCCAGGTCCATGTCCACGCTTGCCTCCAGGCCTTGCAAGCCTCCGAAAACTATCAAAGCATGTCTGGGAGACAGAAGAAATGGTAAAGCAGGTTTGCGGGATGTAGAGAGATGATTCTAGCCCCCATAAAACCTGGTAGGATTGTAAAGGTGTACCTGAAAGAAGGCAGAGTTGCCTGGTCCACAGTGTCCCCTCGCTCAGAGGTTCCAATGGAGAGATCGTAGCCTTCTTTATACGGGGACTCAGCAAACACAGCACCTGACCAGCAGAAGACAAATGTTAAGCAATGCACTTAAGCCATGGACGGGGAAAACCTGCGGTTCTCCAAATTATTTAACTTAAGCCTAAGATCAGGGGTCCcaaaactaaggcccgtgggccggataaggcctgagggactcgtttatctggcCCGCGGCAACCCCCGCTGCCTGCTCTTACCTGTGCTGTGCTGcgcagctgcccacttccaggtcggaggagcactggaaatagcttgtgtgcatgtgcaagcgttaTATGCATatgcacaagcgttatttccggtgcacatctgggtcggaggaggcccgtgcacatgcgcacaagctatttttgGTGTTCCTCTGACCCAGAAGCATGCAGGACATAGCATGTGTGCATGCGTATCGGCACGCGCTCCAACCTGCTACacgatcggcgctggagacaccggcccgaagcgcagtaagtttgctgacccctacctAAGAtcatacatttcccaaaagaatgctgggaactgtagtctactttatttcataaaatttatacaccacttagttgtaaattaaaaaaaaaaatctcagtgcagtttacaaaaaggatgataaaataaaatcatcaataaaaacagcaataattcCAGGCTTTCAGAAAATCAATATATCAATAGACATAAATAAAGACTCCTActaactttctaagcatctgggtacaCTTGTCTAACtacaaatgtttttagcaggcactgaaaagaatgTAATGGTGATGCACgcctaatgtcaataggcaggcagttccaaagggtaggtgcctCCCCACTAAAAGATCATTTTTTTACAGCTGCAGAGCAGCTATAATGTGGGGCCTGTAAGAGTGCCTGTTCCCCCAATCAAAGCTGTTGAGTGGGCATAATGAGGTAAAGCAATATTAAGTATATAAAGTCAGTTGTTAAAGGCTTTATAGCTTAATCGTAACAGTTTGTTATGgggtctttttaaaaagtaggcgTGTACACTTACTCAGACAGGATGCCAAGCGGACGCTGTAGCCCCAGTAGAGCCCTGAAGCAGTTCGGGGCTGGTGCGATGAAACGACCACCCCCTTCTGTGTTTTGCTCTCTAGGGAAGAAAGTAGGGGGTTAATAGGGCTGGCTGACCCACAAGAACCCAGGTTTTTGTTGGGCCGCAAATGGGCAGTCTGCCTCCCAGCTGCACAGGAAAAGGAGAGGGGTGCTTGCCAATTATGAAGGTTTTCTCACAACTCTTGAAATAATGAAGCTCAGGGAAATGTTATGAAAAGGAGATTCTGCCCCCCACATCCTTGTCTTGGACAAATTTGAGCAACCTGAGTGCAGTGGTAGATGTGGGGCTAGCCGATTCAGCATTTGGGCCAAGGTGTGGGGTCAATTATGTTACCTGGATTTTGCTGTGGGTTGAGACGCACTGTAACACGAAGGCCTGCCTCCAGCTGCTTATCGATCTGTACCTCCTGCAGGAAGAGAACATTGGCTCGGGATGTGGCAGATCTCAGGCCTGCCGAATGCACAGCCAGGCAAGGGTGCAATATAAGCTATAGGGGTCAGGTAAGGTGAcaacgggatgcgggtggtgctgtggtctaaaccacagagcctagggcttgccgatcagaaggccggtggttcgaatccccgtgatgggctgagctcccattacttggttcctgctcctgccaacttagcagttagaaagcacatcaaagtgcaagtagataaataggtaccactccggtgggaaggtaaacagtgtttccgtgtgctgctctggttcgccagaagcggctttgtcatgttggccacatgacccggaagctgtacaccggctcccttggccaataaagcgagatgagcaccgcaaccccagagtcggccatgactggacctagtggtcaggggtccctttacctttaaggtgacaacacagtgtagtggttagggtgttggactaggacctggtagACCAGGGCTCAAAATCCCACCGGGCCATTAAgagcactgggtgaccttgggtgggTCACTgccccacctcacagggctgttgtggggattaaatgaggagaaccataatctccttggagaaaaaggtgggatagaaatgcaccaaataaataaatatgggtaGCTACAGTTTCATATCTTTTGCTCTGTCCCCTTTTTGGTCTTtggccacatccctcactggcatgtggtccccagGCAGTTATCCTTGATGGAATGCAGCTCTAGGGTCTCTCCCTGATCCACAGGGACATCCTGCTTGCCTCTGCGGATCCATCAAGGATAGAGATCGGTTAAGGATCATGGAGGGGTAAAAGTAGGGCCCCTTTAAGGTATAGCAGCAGGACAGGTGAGGGTTTACCTTTTGCATTCCACAGTTCACAAAGGATCCCCGGCCAGGCTTGGTGGGCCGTGACAAAACCACTCCTTCCCGATACTCCGATTCCTCACTTATCCGCACGTGGTGGGGGCTGTCTAAGGGGTTTAAGAGCCCTGAAACAACATGTCCAAGGTGAGTAATATGGAGTCACCCCTCCCCCTCCAATGCAAAACAAACTAACACTGCTTTTCACATGTGCCAGAGTACATGTGCACATGTGTGCTGTCCctacacacaaaaaagcaacaacccaagaCAGGACTAATTAATTACTCCTGAGGTTCAGCCCACATTGTTCACCTTCTGGCAACCACTGGAGACCAAACAATTCCTCTAAgtcttttggggtgtgtgtgctgatATAGTCAGCTACTGATTTATTACAGGGAACCAATCAATTTGGTGTAAAGTTTATgtgctcttattttattttttgagggaCCTTATTGAGTGTATAATATTTGTTTATCTGACTGTGACCTGACTTAAGACCGTTCGGCTGGAAaatgtcattgaactctgataatgccttttcATTAGGAGGAATGAGTGTGTGGGGACGATGTGTGGTTTTTGACATTGTGACGTAACAGTGGCTAAACACTGAGATATACCAATATATAATGGTGTCACTATGTAGAGGTgagacacagaaacacacacacacacacacacacacacacacagagagagagaaggaggaaagtAAGGAAGGAGGATTAAATGACAGggcaaagtttattattattattattattattattattattattattattaacaactcaGAAGTAAATAACCCCCGTTTATTTTTCCATGGGACTAGCAGTGGCTTCCAAGCGAGCCCTGGCTGGGGGCAGCAGCCTTTCAAAAGTCAGGCTTGGGCAGcaacatgggggagggggagcttttAGGAGGTGGAGCAGAGAGGGCTTCCTGATCTCGCGAGTGCCCTGGCAACCCTCAGGTGTGTGGAGGCAGCTCTGCCAGCAGAGAGAGTCCAAAGTAGGAGAAAGGCGGGGGAAAGGGGCTTCCAGCAAGAAGCCTGGAGCTGCTTTGTCAGGCGTCTCGCTCAACCACCTACCAGCTTGGGTCTGCACTTAAAACAAGAAGCTCATGGTGTCTACATTACTGAGGAAACTTCCCAGGTAGGCTTCTTCATTCAGCGCCTGCTCTTGTGGTTCACTGCCCCCTATAAGAAGCAGTGGAGAGCTGGGGAGGCCGAGCAACAGGGGCAGCAGGAAGCATGAGCGAAACGGtgactggcttcacggttttcctaCAGCATGATTTTTTTACATAGTGCATACACACATTGTGATTCAAGATATATGGCCACGTCAAATATCATgaaattgtttcagaaactggttttggatgatgtACTGATACATacatcccgtgtgtgtgtgtgtgtgtgtgtgtgtgtgcagaaatgaGCCTACTATAcagaaggtaaaatttgcattagttgttctgcctgcttttgcctccaGCTCTGTCTACCACTGGAatatggcccccagaaagttgcccgGAAGGGATTGTGGCCCTCCCATTGCTCTAGGCCTTACCTGCAAACTGGAGGTCCTGGTGTTTGGGGAAAAAAGACTTCCTAAGGTATCTGTCcaacagaggaaaagaaatgcTTTTAGAAGGGCAAATGAGAAGAAGCAGCTTCCAATATTGAGCTGCGATGATGCTCAAATAAAtgataaaacaaaacacagcagccAACAGAAAAATCAACCTAGCTAGACCTAAGGCCCCCAAGCAGAAGTGGAGTGCACTGTGAGAAATACATGGGGCGAAGGGTCAAAATCTCCCCTTCATCCCATGAAGGACCTGCTGAGAGACATACAAGCCTGTCTAATCCCTGGGGGAttattgttctctctctccccccaccagcaAATTCCAGTCCTCGACAATAAATATTGAGGAAGCGTCGGTAGTGTAAAACCATTAAAGGTGCTTTCCTATGTTTTTGCAGAATGACTTACTGGGGACATTCCAGGTACTGCAGAATCCGGGCCAGCTGCACACAGGCCTGACCTCTCTTCTTGATCCCTTCAAATTCACCTTCCACTGTCCTGAAAAGATTGAGGGAGGCGGGGAGAAAACAGTACAATCTTTGGaattgaattttaaaaagttaaaccCTGTTGGCTTTCTATGCAGATGCTGCTGCAGTGTGTCTTATTATAAGAAAGCATCTGCTGTCTTTGTGGTAACAGGTCCCTACTTTCATTccccactggcatctccaggtaggtctgggaaggAATCCCTGCATGGAAATGATGCCAGCTAGCTGGGGGGAAAGCCTTGTGAGCAACCAGAGTCCTTACTTTGAATCCTCCCCTTGCTCATCAAACACCACAATCTCGTCCACGCAGAAGATGACGCAGGCCCTGGCGATCTGCCCGGCAAGGTAAGTCCGCAACTCTGCCGACTGGGCATTGCTGAGAATGGAGCCCGGAAGGGCAACGCTGACTGTGTAGTTGCGTCCTAGGAAATAAGGAAGTTACTGTTTAGGAGAAGCAGCGCACAATAAACATCCCTAGTTTTCATGaggagggtttttgttttattacccATCGTACccagctcagtggttagagcatcagctttgcatgcagaaagtcccaggttacTTCCCTCCTCCCTAGCAACCTGAACCAATCCTGCGCCCCCTCTAGATGCTTTGGAGGACCATCagtcgtgctggctggggctgatgggagtagttgtccaaaacatctggaggtggcTCGAGATTGCTGAAGGCTGTTCTGTAGCACATTCCAGGCAAAGTCCAGTTTCATTCCCATTCGTGGTTATCCGTTACCTTTATCTTCAATGGGCTTTGCctcctctttctgtttctctgccGCTTCCTGCATCATCTTCTTATCCAGTTTCCTCAACAGCTTCAGCtccttccatttcttcttctcctccttctctggaAGAGAGATGAGAACACAGAAAGGACAATAAGTGAAATCCCTGAGAGTTAGCATTGGGGTTAAAACAGTTCCAACACAGAAGGCCCTGGACTAAGGTGTACTGGGAATAATCAAGCAAGGACTGTGCAGTGCTTTTCTCCCAGGACTCTCAGGCTTGGAATACTGCTGGTGTGCCAAGCTAAGTCAAAATGAGACATCCACTTGGAAGGCAGCGGGGAAAGCAGAAACACAAAGTTGTTTTTCTTCATTTGCAGTTTGACAAAAGTGTTGTGttgcaagggggtggggggatttggaaaaccaataatgTACCGTTTGAAAACTGGTAAACTTAAGACACCATAAGCATATGTGTTTATTAGGCACTTAACAACAGGCAACAACAGGGACAAGCCTCTACACACGTGGTATAATGGGAGAATGAGCTCATTTTCTATACTAAGGGCAAATGGCCCAAACTATATCAAAACACCCTCTTCTTTTGAGCTGGATGGaatggcctttggcctgatccagcatgactcttcctatgttctttggCAGGACAGATTCCCAGTGCTgacttgccaaaaaaaaaaaaaaagtctgtgggggtg includes the following:
- the SPOUT1 gene encoding putative methyltransferase C9orf114 homolog isoform X3, giving the protein MDWRKWKQEKKEEKKKWKELKLLRKLDKKMMQEAAEKQKEEAKPIEDKGRNYTVSVALPGSILSNAQSAELRTYLAGQIARACVIFCVDEIVVFDEQGEDSKTVEGEFEGIKKRGQACVQLARILQYLECPQYLRKSFFPKHQDLQFAGLLNPLDSPHHVRISEESEYREGVVLSRPTKPGRGSFVNCGMQKEVQIDKQLEAGLRVTVRLNPQQNPESKTQKGVVVSSHQPRTASGLYWGYSVRLASCLSAVFAESPYKEGYDLSIGTSERGDTVDQATLPSFRHALIVFGGLQGLEASVDMDLDLEVTDPSTLFDFYLNTCPGQGSRTIRTEEAILISLSALRPRIEEAVKKGSSL
- the SPOUT1 gene encoding putative methyltransferase C9orf114 homolog isoform X1; translated protein: MVIGRVEHGGEKPGEALTGGTRGIQGVEGRGCCALGSAWAFTRGKGEDRKMDWRKWKQEKKEEKKKWKELKLLRKLDKKMMQEAAEKQKEEAKPIEDKGRNYTVSVALPGSILSNAQSAELRTYLAGQIARACVIFCVDEIVVFDEQGEDSKTVEGEFEGIKKRGQACVQLARILQYLECPQYLRKSFFPKHQDLQFAGLLNPLDSPHHVRISEESEYREGVVLSRPTKPGRGSFVNCGMQKEVQIDKQLEAGLRVTVRLNPQQNPESKTQKGVVVSSHQPRTASGLYWGYSVRLASCLSAVFAESPYKEGYDLSIGTSERGDTVDQATLPSFRHALIVFGGLQGLEASVDMDLDLEVTDPSTLFDFYLNTCPGQGSRTIRTEEAILISLSALRPRIEEAVKKGSSL
- the SPOUT1 gene encoding putative methyltransferase C9orf114 homolog isoform X2, coding for MAEKSQAKRLREGEDRKMDWRKWKQEKKEEKKKWKELKLLRKLDKKMMQEAAEKQKEEAKPIEDKGRNYTVSVALPGSILSNAQSAELRTYLAGQIARACVIFCVDEIVVFDEQGEDSKTVEGEFEGIKKRGQACVQLARILQYLECPQYLRKSFFPKHQDLQFAGLLNPLDSPHHVRISEESEYREGVVLSRPTKPGRGSFVNCGMQKEVQIDKQLEAGLRVTVRLNPQQNPESKTQKGVVVSSHQPRTASGLYWGYSVRLASCLSAVFAESPYKEGYDLSIGTSERGDTVDQATLPSFRHALIVFGGLQGLEASVDMDLDLEVTDPSTLFDFYLNTCPGQGSRTIRTEEAILISLSALRPRIEEAVKKGSSL